One Methanobrevibacter sp. DNA segment encodes these proteins:
- a CDS encoding PhoU domain-containing protein translates to MNEKSPSITFQNRINNIKEGYEELGNLTIKLTGTVVRLLENYDETDFENIEECSTTIDIKTIDLERECIKFMATEQPLAKDLMFIESTLRVISHFKRISHLCLKIAKLIKNIQCADIPEKILKELEYMGDYTLIILKKSFFVFSNQDLDKAKELPIDDDRIDEKYDSILNEVTENMIKNNELIPYFVDVIFLARYFERIADKSVSIGSRTIFMLTLRRPSIDD, encoded by the coding sequence ATGAATGAAAAATCTCCAAGCATCACATTTCAAAATAGAATTAACAATATTAAAGAAGGTTATGAAGAATTAGGAAATTTAACCATTAAATTAACTGGAACTGTTGTCAGATTGCTTGAAAACTATGATGAAACAGATTTTGAAAATATTGAAGAATGTTCTACTACAATAGATATTAAAACAATTGATTTAGAAAGAGAATGTATTAAATTCATGGCTACAGAACAGCCTTTAGCTAAGGATTTGATGTTTATCGAATCAACACTTCGGGTAATAAGCCATTTTAAAAGAATTTCTCATTTATGTTTAAAAATTGCTAAATTAATTAAAAACATTCAATGTGCAGACATTCCTGAAAAAATTCTTAAAGAATTGGAGTATATGGGAGATTATACCTTGATTATATTAAAAAAATCGTTCTTTGTATTTTCAAATCAGGATTTGGATAAAGCAAAAGAATTACCTATTGATGATGATAGAATCGATGAGAAGTATGACTCAATTTTAAATGAAGTTACCGAAAATATGATTAAAAATAATGAGTTGATTCCCTATTTTGTTGATGTTATTTTTCTGGCCAGATACTTTGAGAGAATTGCAGATAAATCAGTTAGCATAGGATCTAGAACAATATTCATGTTAACATTGAGAAGACCAAGTATTGATGATTGA